AGTGAACATAACAATCATTTCTATGTCAGATCTTGGAAGAGCACAATTTACTatatcagaattttttaaaagctctatAATAGataaaatgactgtattttaagTGACTGCATTACTCACAAGGCAATTTTGTTTAACAGCAGGATTACACATTGAAGCAAAAGTCATCGTtagttatttttccagtttgtaCTTTGGAAGTATCATCTGACATCCCAAACAATTTTAACAATACTTTATTTTGCTGGCAGTTTCCAGCTGAGCTGAAGCGTTAATGAAGAAAGCCCTGATCCTTCAGAGATTTACTTACTCTGACTGGACCCACTGAATTCAATAGAACTACTGAGAGTACTCAGGCGGTTGTGTCACTCCCTGTGCAGGAGAGGCTTTAATTTGCAGTCCCCGCGAGACAGTCACTTTTTCAGGATGTGGAAAGGTCAGCACATGAAAAGTCTGTGACTTACCTACAGTTACAGTGCTTTTAGGGCTATTGGGAAAAATTCTTGTTCTGTGGTGGAGCTTGCTGGACAGCACTGCTCAAGTCACAAAGTTTATGAAGATAAAATCATTAGCCTTGGGGCTATGACACAAGCAGCTTCATTAGGCAATCAGATTTTGCCTCAGAGATTTGAAGTAACACTAAAAAACAAGTTACCGATAAACAGCTTCTGTTAATAACATAAGCTTGCATATAGGAAATTATGTCTTACTCTGTAAGTTTATGATGTAGTAATGTAACAAGAGTCCGGCttttagaagctgaaaaacaTCATCTTAAAAGCAAAGGTACACTTTCTTGAGATAAAGTATTTTaccactggaaaatatttaacCTTACCTGGCAACTAGATAGGGGCCCTATCACTTAAGTTCTCTAAACAAGCCACGTTTTTTCTTAAAAGATGGGCTATCAAGAAGATTCAAGGGATCTCATATAGCTGCTCCTGCAATAGGCTTCTTGGTCTGTTATGTAGGAGATTAGACTGCATGATCGTAACAGtcttttctctcctaaaaaaaatccccaaacaatgATTTACCTTAATGCTCATGTAGGTACTTTTTGAAGCATGCTATACTTTGGGAGAAACGAAAGCAACTGTATAAATAGAATTGTCAAATGCACaaattatggtttttttctcattttcaatttGAGCAGTTTTAAGCGTGTTACCAGCAGCAGCAATTTGTGCGAGTATTTCACAGACCAGCAACTCTCCCTTTCACACTCTGTGCTTCCAAAAGGTCGTTATGAAAACACCGCCTAGGAAGTTAAAGATACACTTGCTACCTTTGTTTGACTGCTGTGGCTCCTTTGGCCATTGCAGAGCAGGTGGCAGCGCATGTGCTATTGGTGATACCTGGCAGTCAGTTTGAGCAAAGGCGGAGTATGGGGTTACCCACAACTACCCTATGGTTGCTGTGTGGACCCCAGCATGGCCACGCACCTGTTCCCTGGGGTGCATGAGGACTCTGCCTACTGGGGGTGGCTGGCAACCAGGGAAGTGACCTGGAGACAGAAATAAGGCGTCAGTGCAAAGGGCAGCTGTAGCAAAGTAGGTACTGGAAGAGGCAAGTGAAGGCCTGAAGGTGTTACAGTGTACTTGCTTCCTCCCCCAAAATACCAGTGTGCTTATTCAGAACCTAATTAACAGACTCAGCTAGTGAAAAACACATACATAAAGgtttcaatgatttttttccttaataacaAGAATGATTTCAAAATGCAGTTAGGCTACGAACTGCTGCTGAAGGAGCACCGGGGGGGTCTCTGACACATGAAGGAACAAGTCACGCTCCAAACAATGCTTGAGAAGTTAAGCAAATACGTTCAGAAGGGTTAAGAAAGATAtttaagctgcctttttttttaaaattcatttagtAGAATTACTGTCAAATTAAAttgcatgaaacatttttctaGTATAGTACGAGTGAGCTGTAATATAATTAACAATGTTAGCTGCAGGAAATGGCTGACAGTTTGGTTCTTGTATGACTGCAAGTATTTACATGGACAGAGCACTGCCCCCACATCAGGTCTGTTGCATCCGCATGTTATTGTTCCAGCGAGGCATCCGTCAGAACATTAAcctttcaaaagtattttttccccccactttcaCGTGAAGGCTGAATTTTGTGCTAATAACAAAAAACACCATCAAGAGTAATTTCTTATGCCACATCAGTCTAAATATCAACGTCTGAGCATTAACTTGTgccttaaatgtgttttcttataGTTGTTCTCTCTCCATAAGGCTGAATTCCATGATGTTGAGAGGAGTCGCCCACGGTGCAAAAGATACATTTAATCTTCTGTTGGCAAGATCTCAGTACTGTAAGCTGGGACTGAATTTTTCATCAGTATGGACTGAAGTAGCAAACAGAAGCTTCCCAATACATTCCACTTACACAACTGATACAAAgtcaagagaggaaaataaaaaaaccattGAGAGTCTCTACAGATTGTCAGTTGACGTTAAGAAAATACGCAGACTAAAGGAATGGGTCCTTCTCCAGGATGTGGCCTATGTTAAAGAAATTGCTGGTATCTTACAAGAAATGGGAGCAGATGAGACCACGGTAGCCAACATTTTAGAACGCTGCCCAGAGGCAATTCTCCATACCCCTGCAGAGATAAACTCTCAGAGAGCTCTATGGCAATTAGTATGCCAGAATGAAAAACAGTTGATTAAATTAATAGAGCAATTTCCAGAGTCTTTTTTTACTACTGAGTATCATGACAACCAGAAggcaaatatactttttttccaagagtTGGGACTTAAGAATAATATAATCACCAGGTTCTTGACAAGTGCACCCAATATTTTCTATAATTCtgttgagaaaaacaaaaacgtGATAGAGACattacaaagaaattatttacgCTTAGGAGGTTCTAATGCAAATATGAAGATCTGGATACTGAAGCTATTGAGccaaaatccatttattttattaaatacatcCACTGCAATCCAGGAGAACTTGGAATTTCTCCAGAAGAATGATTTCACTGACCATGAAGTTCTACAGCTGCTGTCCAAACTTAAAGGTTTCATTTTTCAACTTACGTCTACTACTATGCAGAAGAGTatgcttttttccaaaaatatctttAAGTGCAGTGATCAAGAATTAAAACAGCTAGTGCTGAAGTGCCCAGCCCTTCTCTACTATTCTGTTCCCGTTTTGGAAGAAAGACTTGAAGGACTACTGAAGGAAGGAATTTCTGTAGCGCAGATTAGAGAGACACCAATGGTGCTGGAGTTGACAACACAAATTGTTCAGTACCGAATTAAAAAACTCTCTGCTTTGGGATATGATATAAAGAGTGGAACTCTAGAAAGCTTGAATGGTACTAAGAAAGATTTTGAAGTCAATTATGGTAAGATACAATCAAAGAAGGAGAGACCAATTTTTAATCCTGTTGCTCCTATACACATTGAAGATTAATTTGAATGCTGGACTTCaaattatgcaaaagaaaattatcaaagaGAAAAGCGATGTTGGTTCTTTGAGAAGGGCCAAAACAAAAGTAATCTTAAACAGATTCTAGTCTTACACTGTACTTTGTCCTGGAGTAGGTCTTAGGCACAACTTCATTATACAATTGTAGCTTTCTAATGCTTTCAAATAATACCATAGAACCTGGTTATGATAAAGGTTGTCTTTTTTCCCAGGGAGCACCTCACATGTTTTTTTAGTTCTGTTACATTTCCTTATGTAACAGGGCATTAACTGCTCTGGATTTTCAGCCCTGTCACTGCAGAGTCCAGCCTGTGGTAGTGATTAGCACAATCTTTAGCACAAGAAAAGGAGGGTTATTTTTCCAGCAGCGTTCATCAACCCACTGGTTCACTGACTTTTGGCGACTCTTTTGGAGTTCCATTCCTTACTGCTGCAGTAAGTAGGTCCAGGTCCTGACCTGCAGCAGACTTGACTTCTTGGATAGAAAAGCCTAGCTACAGCACAGTCTGAGGACAGGGGCAGgacatattttttatttagtgaCTGCTACAGTGAGGCCCTGGTATGTTTGTGTACAAACCATAATGCAAAGAAACTACAAGACAACCTCCTTTACATTTCTGAGACTTAAAAATTTACTCCTTTTGCAAAAGGTTTAGGGCACGAGGAATACATTTATTGCTACTGTCtagttcttaatttcttcttttctagcaAGGCTTGGGGAGAGAAAAGGTTAGGGAGATATTCAAGTGAGTCTCAAATGATtgtaggagaaaggaaagagtcATGCTTTTATATTAGGTGTAATAAAACTCTAGTCTGTAAACCACTGGCGATTAAAAATGACTAGCAGGTTTGCAAACAGCTGCCACAGTTTCTAAATATATGGTGACACTGCTTCTCAGATAACACCGTATGGTAATTGTTGACAAGTGCTGGCTTTCAAAATAGTAACTATCTGACAGTGTTTAAGTTCTCAGGggattttattcattttcatttatggGCTGTGAATGATAATATAAAATAGTAGCATCATTGACAATCATCTCAATAGAATTAGGATCAtcagtgattttatttctcagaaagacTTTCCTAAGCAACTATTCCATACACGTTCCCCTCTTGACAGCAGGAGAAAAACTAGTTACACCCCCCCTCACTCCGGGCCATTCTTCAAGGTCATTTTTAACAGACATTTTGGCAGCAAGTCCAGGGTTCCTTTTCTTAAAGAGAAGTTTTAAATTGCTGAGGAAAGCTGGTATTTAATTACTTGTTTAGAGGGTGGGCTGCAAGATGATGATTTTATATAGTCTGTCACGTTATCCACTGTGAGCTTGGAAAGGGCTAGAAACATCTGGTTAAGGCAGTGCCAAGATTTTAACAGCTGAAGGTCTGAAGCTCACCGCCATGCAGGCGAGTGCAGACGTGACAGCAGCTTGTGGGGGTAAAGACTGCTCTTGTAGGAGCATGTGCAACAGTGGCGAGAGTTCAAGAAGGGGCACGTATCACCAGCACGATAAAAGTCAGGCTGTGTTACTTAGCCATGTCTTTGCTGACTCTTCAAAACACATCGTTTTTTAAGAGGAAACAGGGAAGACAGCCATATTAAAAGTTCACAGGAATGTGCCTTTGTCACTTTCTGACTGTCCTTCAGTGCTCAGCTATTAAGCACTCCACAATATTATTTGAATTCAAAAGCATCCTTCCCCTCAGACACAAGGGGGCATTTCAGCTCTCTGAAGCTATTCATAATACAATCTGTAATGCTGAACCACAGAACTGATCAGTGGTTTAGGATGAAAAGGAAACCAAGACATAGAACAGTGTTTTCCCTGAAAATTTAGTTTCAGCATTTCTATATGTATCTGTCTTTAAAGTTCCTGAAACAGCTTATTCCCATCACTTACAGTATTTCCAGTGGCAACGGACAAAACAGGAAAGTGACATACTTCCTTAATTGAGTCACAGCCTGAATTATCACAAACTCATTTTCCATTCTGAGTGTTtcaatttctcctcctcctttttcaaaacaaaagcctaAGCAGAAAGACTCCTTTTCTCTACCAGCAGGCTGAAATTCATTCAATCCCCCATTCATAACTCTATGCCTGGGACCTGTTTGTCTCGTCTTCACAGGATTCATTTATAATAAAACCTCAGGGAAGCTCCCAATTACCAAAACATTGTATTGCTGAAATCTGCTTCCTTGTCTCTTGCTGTTACTCACAGCGAACATGAACCAGCTTATACTGTTTAAGTCTGGCATGTAAAAGCCTGTGGACCAGCCTTTCATTACATAGTGGGCAGTCAGGCATACAAGTAGTCTTCATAAACATTTCCCCTTTTGAAATGGGGGCTGCGAAAAGGAgagtaaaataaaaccaccacaaaaccaatCCCAAAACACAAGAACGATCCCACTCCCCCTGAAAATTTCAGTTCCATATTCCATTCAGCTCACTACGATCTTAAAAGTGGGTATCCCCAAGCCTCAGttcccaggaagaaaaaattagtGCAAGGGATTGTGTGTTGTGTCTATGCACAGCCTACACGGTGAAGTTACAGTTTTTGTTAAGAGCTGGTTGGCACTACTTAGATGCAGATAAAAGACACTCTGGGGCATGATACTGTGGGAAGATTTACACCTAAGTATGCCTTTCTCCACAAATTAACTAAAGAAGCTTTCAAATGTCTGAAACAGCAACAATTTAATGTTTCACAAGTGTCAGGACAGAATCAGAACAAGTTTTTAAGACGAAGCAAGTTTCATAAGTGAATGGAAAATATGCAGGATATAGGACAAAGctctttttgaaaactaaaaccaTATGCCATGTTAAAGTGTTTCAGTTACAAGATTCAGGAGTAATAACTACAGGATATGTTAAGAACAAAACATAACGAAGTGTTGGCAGCTCTTACACATCTAACATTGCTTATCTCAGACCATGCTTGTTTTGCGGCAAGTTTCATAGTATAAAAATTAGAGAATGTCATAAAAAAAGGGGTATGACCAGTTCAACatttatgttttcagaaaacaattaGGAAGGACTTGGTTGAGTGTCACAAATACCACTATGCTCCAAACAGGTGACTCTTAAGAGTTCAGTGGTGGCACTCTGGGGATACATCTACATTGGAAACTGCAGGGGAGCAGGCCATACTAAGTTATTTGCTGCAGCTAGATTGCCTCCGATATCCAAGCTAGCTCATTTCTAGAGCTAACTGGTATCCTTAAACTACACTATATTCTATGCAATTAGCTTTtgactacaaaaaaaacccagttaaagTCTTCCATTTGTTGCATAAACttacctcatgacatccttggaGCAGATTGGAGCTAAGCAGCTGGTGCATCTAACCAAAGGAGCAGATAATGCcatttgttgggtttttgctCTCCCCACTGCCCCAAATCCCCACGCTTACAAATACCATACTACCAACATATACAATTACTGATATCAAATGAAGTTGTTTCAGAGTGCAGTTGAAGTACCAATGGCTCAGAGAGACTAGGTGACTACTGTACCATAATTTACACATAGTATACTTTCAACACCCATGAATATAGGACTGAGTTTTAGACAAGTgattatgttttggttttgttaaatttCTAAAAAGTCTCCCTATATCTCCTTCTTGTACAACCATAGCCACTGAAAAAGTAAGCTTACGTGCTTAGAAGTTCTCTGTAGGAACACAAGTTTTTAGAAAATACTGCATAcacaacattcacagccttctTCTATGGGCTTCCAAAGAGGTCACTTATTTGCAAAGtcagtacacacacacacaaaagagatCACCAACAGCTTCTATTTTAAGGCAACCTCAAGCTGTGCATTACAAGTGCATTTTGCCTCACACGCTGCAGAGGATCTACAGATGTTCCCATCTGAGGTGCGTCAACATTTGGAATCTGTCAGTACACAATTTACATGgatgatgtttctttctttcttaaggcCTCATCtaccttttttggtttgttttaaataaaagtattgcATTTTActcaaaaatcaaaatgcaaagtaGGAGAGAAAGATGTAGTGAAAAATTCCTTGCATTTGCTTAAACAGAGCAAGAAGCTAACCTGGTGCATCATGGAGTTGAGACAACAGCTTTGCTAGTTCTTCAGTGGTTTCCAACTACACAAGGGAATTTCTTTCAAGTCAGACAGTTGTTCTAGATGACCGCAAAAATAAGCTCAGTTTCCACTAAGCCATCATTTTTTCTAGTGTAAGAAGTTTATTAGAAGCAAGTTTTCACTTGCAGGAGATAGATGCATATCATTAAGTACACCTGAGATGGAGCaatcttattttcagtaaaaattgACAAGGTTTCAGATACCAGGATTCGTAAAGGGAGTCTAAAGCTCATTCTGGGA
The genomic region above belongs to Mycteria americana isolate JAX WOST 10 ecotype Jacksonville Zoo and Gardens chromosome 1, USCA_MyAme_1.0, whole genome shotgun sequence and contains:
- the MTERF2 gene encoding transcription termination factor 2, mitochondrial isoform X1, whose protein sequence is MKHRAQQDATYSPRPSHLDGGKVLVCGQLGLRNCTSLPPAPPRRGRRMVHPPSPRRAAPVVGPSAAAQRSAPRRGASCSLSIRLNSMMLRGVAHGAKDTFNLLLARSQYCKLGLNFSSVWTEVANRSFPIHSTYTTDTKSREENKKTIESLYRLSVDVKKIRRLKEWVLLQDVAYVKEIAGILQEMGADETTVANILERCPEAILHTPAEINSQRALWQLVCQNEKQLIKLIEQFPESFFTTEYHDNQKANILFFQELGLKNNIITRFLTSAPNIFYNSVEKNKNVIETLQRNYLRLGGSNANMKIWILKLLSQNPFILLNTSTAIQENLEFLQKNDFTDHEVLQLLSKLKGFIFQLTSTTMQKSMLFSKNIFKCSDQELKQLVLKCPALLYYSVPVLEERLEGLLKEGISVAQIRETPMVLELTTQIVQYRIKKLSALGYDIKSGTLESLNGTKKDFEVNYGKIQSKKERPIFNPVAPIHIED
- the MTERF2 gene encoding transcription termination factor 2, mitochondrial isoform X2, translated to MMLRGVAHGAKDTFNLLLARSQYCKLGLNFSSVWTEVANRSFPIHSTYTTDTKSREENKKTIESLYRLSVDVKKIRRLKEWVLLQDVAYVKEIAGILQEMGADETTVANILERCPEAILHTPAEINSQRALWQLVCQNEKQLIKLIEQFPESFFTTEYHDNQKANILFFQELGLKNNIITRFLTSAPNIFYNSVEKNKNVIETLQRNYLRLGGSNANMKIWILKLLSQNPFILLNTSTAIQENLEFLQKNDFTDHEVLQLLSKLKGFIFQLTSTTMQKSMLFSKNIFKCSDQELKQLVLKCPALLYYSVPVLEERLEGLLKEGISVAQIRETPMVLELTTQIVQYRIKKLSALGYDIKSGTLESLNGTKKDFEVNYGKIQSKKERPIFNPVAPIHIED